A single Stutzerimonas stutzeri DNA region contains:
- a CDS encoding DUF2523 domain-containing protein, with amino-acid sequence MHFYYLAMLAVMIVKPLVMMVLRVLGIGMVSYLGINFVIGEAKDYMLANMGNVAQSIQMILGLAKIDVALNMYFAAITTRLVLTGIDKLADRRTKLGNVTTFTA; translated from the coding sequence ATGCACTTTTACTACCTCGCCATGCTCGCCGTAATGATTGTCAAACCCCTGGTCATGATGGTGCTGAGGGTGCTTGGGATTGGAATGGTCAGCTACCTCGGCATCAACTTCGTGATCGGGGAAGCGAAGGATTACATGCTTGCCAACATGGGCAACGTCGCTCAGTCGATCCAGATGATCCTGGGGCTGGCGAAGATCGATGTGGCGCTGAACATGTACTTCGCTGCGATCACTACGCGTCTGGTGCTGACCGGCATCGACAAACTTGCCGATCGCCGCACCAAGCTCGGCAACGTCACCACCTTCACGGCCTGA
- a CDS encoding virulence factor TspB C-terminal domain-related protein: MAKVLLLILFIAGSMRAYAADYFWSVAATAGSAATSTKYINHDAACRAYIAVQETLPYAYSKMMPGSESVAYCYVIKSGSPTYTPYNNTYTVRRFGASCPAGSVYNTTTGACDSQCETTNGQTILHQHLIKAAVGEPSTEPPGSVCANSCQYTWGFTAPTNVYAYTSGNPPGVFGSFEYKSAGLECTGGEPTRTAPAGPSDTTNPDDTPAPDPDNGCPDGHVWNGTFCSEEPPKVCDPDVEVGGCDDAENPDPENPTDPDDPGDGEGDGEGDDSGEGDGDGGGEGDGTGDGEGDGEGDGDGDGDGDGDGDGESEGEGDGKGDDKCDPATDPNKCVEPGVTGEECDAEISCKGDAVQCAILKQQKQMRCNAEEQANFENKKSDIEGLFQGEEFELKEAEVNAPSFISGAGRFLPSGCPSPESMNLRSSGGRTLQLDYKPLCQAATDMSWLIVAFTAMFCAVYVGRAFGGA, translated from the coding sequence ATGGCAAAGGTTTTGCTGCTAATCCTCTTTATTGCTGGTTCGATGAGGGCATATGCGGCGGATTATTTTTGGTCCGTAGCCGCTACAGCTGGCTCCGCTGCCACGTCAACGAAATACATAAACCATGATGCCGCATGTCGAGCATATATTGCTGTTCAGGAGACGCTTCCTTATGCCTACTCGAAAATGATGCCTGGTAGCGAATCTGTCGCGTATTGCTATGTAATCAAGTCCGGCTCGCCCACCTATACCCCTTATAACAACACTTATACCGTTCGCCGTTTTGGCGCTTCCTGCCCTGCAGGAAGCGTTTACAACACCACGACAGGTGCTTGTGATAGTCAGTGTGAGACAACCAACGGCCAAACCATCCTTCACCAGCACCTGATCAAAGCTGCCGTCGGCGAGCCCTCGACCGAGCCTCCAGGCAGCGTCTGCGCCAATAGCTGCCAATACACCTGGGGCTTCACTGCGCCGACCAACGTGTACGCCTACACCAGCGGCAATCCTCCCGGCGTCTTCGGCTCTTTTGAATACAAAAGCGCGGGGCTTGAATGCACAGGTGGCGAACCGACTCGCACCGCGCCCGCAGGACCAAGCGACACCACCAATCCCGACGACACCCCGGCGCCTGACCCGGACAACGGCTGTCCTGACGGCCATGTGTGGAACGGTACGTTCTGCAGCGAGGAACCACCGAAGGTCTGTGACCCCGACGTTGAGGTGGGTGGCTGCGATGACGCTGAGAACCCCGACCCGGAGAACCCGACCGATCCGGATGATCCGGGTGACGGCGAGGGAGACGGAGAGGGTGACGACTCTGGCGAAGGAGACGGAGACGGAGGGGGTGAAGGGGATGGCACAGGGGATGGAGAAGGCGACGGTGAGGGCGATGGCGATGGCGATGGCGATGGCGATGGCGATGGCGATGGCGAAAGCGAAGGCGAAGGTGACGGCAAGGGAGACGACAAATGCGACCCGGCCACCGATCCGAACAAATGCGTTGAGCCCGGCGTAACCGGTGAGGAGTGCGATGCCGAGATCAGCTGCAAAGGCGATGCAGTCCAGTGCGCCATCCTCAAGCAGCAGAAGCAGATGCGCTGCAACGCCGAAGAGCAGGCCAATTTTGAAAACAAGAAATCCGATATCGAAGGGCTGTTCCAGGGCGAAGAGTTCGAGCTGAAAGAAGCTGAGGTTAACGCCCCTAGTTTCATCAGCGGTGCCGGGCGCTTCCTGCCGTCCGGCTGCCCGTCACCCGAGAGCATGAACCTTCGCTCAAGCGGTGGACGCACCCTGCAACTTGATTACAAACCTCTCTGCCAAGCGGCTACGGACATGTCCTGGCTGATCGTCGCCTTTACCGCAATGTTCTGCGCCGTTTACGTCGGCCGCGCGTTTGGAGGTGCCTGA
- a CDS encoding major capsid protein — MQLNKHFIKKIGVGAAAALSTLAGTVYAAVPAEATGALDEAGTDVGTIGWAVFAVIIAAMAFKYMRRAL; from the coding sequence ATGCAACTGAACAAGCACTTCATCAAGAAAATCGGCGTTGGCGCTGCTGCCGCGCTTTCCACCCTGGCCGGCACCGTCTATGCGGCTGTGCCTGCCGAAGCCACTGGCGCCCTGGATGAGGCGGGCACCGACGTCGGCACCATCGGCTGGGCGGTGTTCGCCGTGATCATCGCCGCCATGGCGTTCAAGTACATGCGCCGCGCCCTGTAA
- the pflM gene encoding lysogeny maintenance protein PflM, with translation MSLSTYMRLPHPEHCDCSVCWSRREVAKPARSRSTPCAQCRPASVQPIRATRMGKIAGVWTVLASEWAVIPASTCEKHAPPDRPPKYWSVVLDTGKPTPYVPIHEPFDLVE, from the coding sequence ATGAGCCTGTCGACCTATATGCGGCTGCCGCACCCCGAGCACTGCGACTGCTCTGTCTGCTGGTCCCGACGCGAAGTGGCGAAACCCGCTCGCTCCCGGTCCACACCCTGCGCCCAATGCCGCCCCGCATCTGTTCAGCCGATTCGCGCCACACGCATGGGCAAAATCGCTGGTGTCTGGACAGTCCTGGCCTCGGAATGGGCGGTGATACCGGCCTCTACCTGCGAGAAACACGCGCCACCCGACCGACCGCCGAAGTACTGGAGCGTTGTGCTCGACACCGGCAAGCCCACGCCCTACGTGCCGATTCACGAACCGTTCGATCTGGTGGAGTAG
- a CDS encoding DNA-binding protein produces MELEELEPSKLIGPQQDVETVESWAERNGLTCSMARAWVYRGVLPTVKLGKRRMINSALLRSWLLEQEWTA; encoded by the coding sequence ATGGAACTGGAAGAGCTAGAACCTTCAAAGCTGATTGGCCCACAGCAGGACGTGGAAACCGTCGAATCCTGGGCGGAACGCAACGGCCTGACGTGCTCCATGGCCCGCGCCTGGGTCTACCGGGGCGTACTCCCCACCGTAAAGCTCGGCAAGCGCCGCATGATTAACAGTGCGCTGCTGCGTAGCTGGCTGTTGGAACAGGAGTGGACGGCATGA
- a CDS encoding transglycosylase domain-containing protein: MATTIIRRSSFYISTLPIFIVAAITRLLRYNSLIIDYEKCAKLINSIDLDIEIINQNLIQTLVAAEDHRNDMHYGIDQLSVIRVIILRFLTGKVQGASTIEQQFVRTVSGRYERTIRRKLREQVLSVMIGRDFSKKEICTSYMSCAFFGSGLIGAEGIRSIKQKPEYLGDESVIACLKYPMPLNPTKEYLEIYFQRVIHIQRLKASYDKTP; this comes from the coding sequence GTGGCAACGACAATCATTCGAAGATCATCCTTCTATATCTCTACTCTCCCAATCTTCATAGTCGCCGCGATAACCAGACTATTACGTTACAATTCTTTAATTATTGATTACGAGAAATGCGCCAAACTAATAAATAGCATAGATTTAGATATTGAAATTATCAATCAAAACCTGATTCAGACACTTGTGGCAGCGGAAGACCATAGAAACGACATGCATTATGGCATCGATCAGCTTTCAGTCATTCGAGTGATCATACTCAGATTTCTAACTGGAAAAGTGCAGGGCGCAAGCACCATTGAACAGCAATTTGTACGTACTGTTAGCGGGAGATATGAGCGGACAATTCGGAGAAAGCTTAGAGAACAGGTGCTTTCAGTGATGATTGGCCGTGACTTTAGCAAAAAAGAAATATGCACCTCTTATATGTCATGTGCTTTTTTTGGCAGCGGCCTCATCGGTGCAGAAGGTATCCGGTCCATCAAACAAAAACCAGAATACCTAGGCGATGAGTCGGTTATAGCGTGCTTAAAATATCCCATGCCTCTAAACCCCACGAAAGAATACCTTGAAATTTACTTTCAACGAGTTATTCATATTCAACGTCTGAAGGCGTCCTATGATAAAACGCCATAA
- a CDS encoding ABC transporter ATP-binding protein, protein MSKLPSILTERSAIDVRLEASALCMGYGGSPIIEGLDLLLPKGKVTAIVGPNGCGKSTLLAGLARLHKPNSGAVLLNGKAITQLPTREVAQQLALLPQEASAPDGLTVAELIRFGRQPHQRLLQQWSEHDQAVVDAALHVADLTELADRPLQSMSGGQRQRAWIAMAIAQDTPLLLLDEPTSALDLGHQIEVFELIRQLAAAGKTIVMVVHDLTSACRYADHLVAMEGGRVIAEGAPDVVVTPSLVESLYGIQCILLRDPLHGTPVISAITRSKDQPDA, encoded by the coding sequence ATGAGCAAACTTCCCAGCATTCTCACAGAGCGAAGCGCCATTGACGTTCGGCTGGAGGCCAGCGCCCTCTGCATGGGCTACGGTGGCTCACCGATCATCGAAGGGCTGGACCTGCTATTGCCCAAGGGCAAGGTGACGGCCATCGTCGGGCCCAACGGTTGCGGCAAGTCCACGCTGCTAGCCGGCCTCGCACGCCTGCATAAACCCAACAGCGGCGCCGTGCTGCTTAATGGCAAGGCCATTACCCAACTGCCGACTCGCGAAGTGGCGCAACAGTTGGCACTGCTCCCCCAGGAAGCCAGTGCACCAGATGGTCTTACCGTTGCCGAACTGATCCGCTTTGGTCGTCAACCGCACCAAAGGCTGCTGCAGCAATGGAGTGAACACGATCAGGCTGTTGTCGACGCCGCCCTGCACGTCGCCGATTTGACGGAGTTGGCAGATCGCCCGTTGCAATCAATGTCTGGGGGCCAACGCCAGCGCGCCTGGATCGCCATGGCCATCGCGCAGGACACGCCGTTGCTACTGCTCGATGAGCCTACTTCAGCGCTAGACCTCGGGCATCAGATTGAGGTGTTCGAGCTCATTCGCCAGCTAGCGGCAGCGGGAAAAACCATCGTCATGGTCGTGCACGACCTGACGAGTGCCTGCCGCTACGCCGATCATCTGGTGGCCATGGAGGGGGGGCGCGTCATTGCGGAAGGTGCCCCGGACGTGGTCGTGACGCCGAGCCTGGTCGAGTCCCTCTATGGTATCCAATGCATTTTGCTACGCGATCCCTTGCACGGCACTCCCGTAATCTCGGCGATCACACGATCAAAAGATCAGCCAGATGCGTAA